In one Arenibacter antarcticus genomic region, the following are encoded:
- a CDS encoding iron ABC transporter permease translates to MPRSKSYGLYFVLLIAVLLACFLVNISLGSVSIPFKEVVNAILGNATERGSWAYIIWDYRIPKALTAILVGSGLALSGLLMQTLFRNPLAGPFVLGISSGASLGAAILIMGASLFNGVVAFGMVNDISLALASSIGSFVVLLAVMVVATRVKDTMALLIIGLMFGSLTAALVSVLSYFSTAEKLQQYIYWSFGSLGNLSWQQLLILFSLTAVGLAISILSIKPLNSLLLGENYAKSMGVNIKRSRYSIILATGLLAGGATAFAGPIAFIGLAVPHLTRQIFNTTDHKILLPAVLVYGAILMLICDTIAQWPSSENVLPINAITSIIGAPVVIWLLVRKRKMVF, encoded by the coding sequence CTCAAAATCATATGGTCTATATTTCGTACTGCTTATTGCAGTATTGTTAGCCTGTTTTTTGGTGAATATTAGCTTGGGATCGGTTTCCATTCCCTTTAAGGAGGTAGTCAATGCTATTTTAGGAAATGCAACCGAAAGAGGTTCTTGGGCCTATATAATTTGGGACTATAGAATTCCAAAAGCTCTGACGGCTATTCTTGTAGGTAGCGGACTTGCATTGAGCGGCTTACTTATGCAAACCTTATTCCGGAACCCTTTAGCCGGACCTTTTGTCCTTGGGATAAGCTCTGGCGCTAGTTTGGGTGCTGCCATACTAATTATGGGAGCCTCGCTGTTCAATGGTGTAGTTGCCTTTGGTATGGTAAACGATATCTCTCTGGCCCTAGCGTCTAGTATAGGTAGTTTTGTAGTGCTCTTAGCCGTTATGGTAGTTGCTACTAGGGTAAAGGACACCATGGCGCTACTTATTATAGGTCTTATGTTCGGAAGTCTTACCGCGGCTCTGGTCAGTGTGCTCTCTTACTTTTCCACGGCCGAAAAATTACAACAATACATTTATTGGTCTTTTGGGAGTTTGGGCAATCTTTCTTGGCAGCAATTATTAATACTATTTTCGCTTACAGCTGTCGGACTGGCCATAAGCATTCTTTCCATAAAGCCCCTAAACTCCCTGCTATTGGGCGAGAACTATGCAAAAAGCATGGGGGTAAATATTAAACGATCCCGTTATTCCATTATTTTGGCTACCGGACTCCTAGCCGGTGGAGCAACCGCTTTTGCAGGTCCAATAGCATTTATTGGTTTGGCCGTACCCCATTTAACGCGACAAATTTTTAATACTACTGACCATAAGATCTTGCTCCCCGCCGTATTGGTCTATGGTGCCATATTAATGCTGATATGCGACACTATTGCTCAATGGCCCTCTTCGGAAAATGTACTGCCCATTAATGCCATTACCTCCATTATAGGTGCCCCAGTAGTGATTTGGTTATTAGTCAGGAAACGAAAAATGGTGTTTTAA
- a CDS encoding ABC transporter ATP-binding protein, with translation MADNINFSVEKGELVAIIGVNGIGKSTLLRTLGNVQSKISGSILLNNHPLEKLSNLALATEISVVLTEPIASKNLTVIELVSLGRQPYTNWIGTLSEKDKQKIKSAMEMVDLTQLQHKKCYELSDGQLQKVMIARALSQDTSIILMDEPTSHLDLYHKVQILKLLQNIAHKTKKTILFTTHEIEIAIQLCDKILILEHGKSSFGEPCELIINKNFDNLFPSDTITFDGSTGAFRVNK, from the coding sequence GTGGCCGATAATATTAATTTTTCTGTAGAAAAAGGAGAATTGGTGGCAATCATAGGGGTGAATGGAATTGGGAAATCCACTTTATTAAGGACCCTGGGAAATGTCCAATCCAAAATTTCCGGTAGCATTCTATTAAACAACCACCCTTTGGAAAAGCTTTCCAACCTAGCTCTAGCCACCGAAATTAGCGTGGTATTGACTGAACCGATAGCCTCCAAAAACTTAACGGTCATAGAACTGGTTAGCCTCGGTAGACAACCTTATACCAATTGGATCGGTACACTAAGCGAAAAGGATAAACAGAAAATAAAATCTGCCATGGAGATGGTAGATCTCACCCAATTGCAACACAAAAAATGTTATGAGTTAAGCGACGGACAACTTCAAAAAGTAATGATCGCTAGGGCCTTATCACAGGACACATCTATAATTTTAATGGACGAGCCCACCTCTCATTTGGATCTATATCACAAAGTACAAATCCTGAAATTACTGCAAAACATTGCCCATAAGACCAAAAAGACCATACTATTTACTACTCATGAAATTGAAATCGCCATACAACTGTGTGATAAAATACTTATTTTAGAACACGGTAAGAGCAGTTTTGGGGAACCTTGCGAATTGATTATCAACAAAAATTTCGACAATCTCTTTCCTTCGGATACCATAACGTTCGATGGCTCTACAGGGGCTTTTAGAGTGAATAAATAA
- the rmuC gene encoding DNA recombination protein RmuC, with amino-acid sequence MSELLVTVVIALVCLGVGYFLGNYIQGLKTKSEQSALLEREQQLRYNIAALEQHLEKAVTDKNELHIATESDKSQLRLEKENLGNQITRYQADMENLQAKNREQKEEVEKLQEKFTKEFENLANKILDEKSIKFTEQNRENIKHILTPLQEKIILFEKKVEDSQKESVGMHSALKEQLANLQIQNLKITQEAENLTKALKGDSKMQGNWGELVLERVLEKSGLEKDREYSVQQSFTRQDGTRVLPDVIINLPDGKKMIVDSKVSLTDYERYVNAEDELKDKFLKDHVNSLRRHVDQLSAKKYEDLYEMESPDFVLMFVPIEPAFAIAINHDNALYNKAFEQNIIIVTPSTLLATLRTIDSMWNNEKQQRNAIEIARQAGALYDKFEGFVGDLMKVGKKMDEAKTEYKGAMNKLTEGRGNIVSSIEKLKKMGAKAKKSIPETILKRAVEHDEDEDIDHDRAGVLPLR; translated from the coding sequence ATGAGCGAACTTCTTGTAACTGTTGTCATTGCCCTTGTTTGTTTGGGAGTAGGCTACTTTTTAGGGAATTATATCCAAGGGTTAAAGACAAAATCCGAACAGAGTGCGCTGTTGGAACGCGAACAACAATTACGCTATAATATTGCTGCCTTGGAACAGCACTTGGAGAAGGCAGTAACCGATAAAAATGAGCTCCACATAGCTACAGAATCTGACAAGAGTCAACTGCGATTGGAAAAGGAAAATTTGGGAAACCAGATTACACGGTATCAGGCCGATATGGAAAATCTTCAAGCAAAAAACAGGGAACAGAAGGAAGAAGTAGAGAAACTACAGGAAAAGTTCACCAAAGAGTTCGAAAACCTAGCCAATAAGATTCTAGATGAAAAGAGCATTAAGTTTACCGAGCAGAACCGGGAAAATATCAAGCACATTCTAACCCCTTTACAGGAGAAAATAATACTGTTCGAGAAAAAGGTAGAAGACAGCCAAAAGGAAAGTGTGGGGATGCATTCTGCTCTTAAAGAGCAATTGGCCAACTTGCAGATCCAGAACCTAAAAATCACCCAAGAGGCAGAAAACCTGACAAAAGCCTTAAAAGGGGATAGCAAAATGCAAGGTAATTGGGGCGAATTGGTATTGGAACGTGTATTGGAAAAATCGGGGCTGGAAAAAGATCGGGAATATTCCGTACAACAAAGCTTTACCCGACAGGATGGCACTAGGGTATTACCAGATGTAATCATCAATTTGCCCGATGGAAAAAAAATGATCGTGGATTCCAAGGTGTCCCTCACCGATTACGAACGCTATGTAAATGCTGAAGACGAGTTAAAGGACAAATTCCTAAAAGACCATGTCAATTCGCTCCGTAGACATGTAGACCAGCTTTCCGCTAAAAAGTATGAGGACCTTTATGAAATGGAAAGTCCCGATTTTGTTTTGATGTTTGTCCCTATAGAGCCCGCTTTCGCCATCGCTATTAATCACGACAACGCCTTATACAACAAGGCATTTGAACAAAATATTATTATCGTAACCCCTTCTACCCTCTTGGCCACGCTGCGCACTATAGACAGCATGTGGAATAACGAAAAACAACAGCGTAACGCCATTGAAATCGCTAGACAAGCTGGAGCTTTGTACGATAAGTTTGAAGGCTTCGTTGGGGATTTAATGAAGGTTGGAAAAAAAATGGACGAGGCCAAGACCGAGTATAAAGGTGCCATGAATAAATTGACAGAGGGAAGGGGAAATATTGTCAGCAGTATAGAAAAGTTAAAAAAAATGGGGGCTAAAGCAAAAAAATCCATTCCCGAAACCATATTAAAAAGAGCCGTTGAGCATGACGAAGATGAAGATATTGACCATGATAGGGCCGGGGTATTACCCCTGCGTTAA
- a CDS encoding 6-phosphogluconate dehydrogenase, whose amino-acid sequence MKKALGLIVLSLILIITSYFLFVYYVPYSKGIRTGELIKISNKGVLVKTWEGEISQGMSGAQIFSFSVTDREAIDKLKKYQGSYVRLTYIERYRTFFWLGDTKYFVTEVAKDKSPH is encoded by the coding sequence ATGAAAAAAGCATTGGGCTTAATTGTATTGTCTCTTATTTTAATCATTACATCTTACTTTCTCTTTGTTTACTATGTACCATACAGCAAAGGGATTCGCACTGGCGAACTAATTAAAATAAGCAACAAGGGCGTTCTTGTTAAAACTTGGGAAGGAGAAATTAGTCAAGGGATGTCCGGGGCACAAATATTTTCATTTTCAGTTACCGACCGTGAGGCCATAGATAAACTAAAAAAATACCAGGGATCCTATGTAAGACTTACTTATATAGAGCGATATCGCACTTTTTTCTGGCTTGGAGACACTAAGTATTTTGTTACTGAAGTAGCAAAAGATAAGTCGCCACATTAA
- a CDS encoding acyl-CoA thioesterase: MQKFKSAKESQVSITQLMLPSHSNFGGKVHGGHILNLMDQIAFACASKHSRTYCVTASVNKVDFLNPIEVGELVTLKASVNYTGRTSMVVGVRVESENIRSGEKKHCNSSYFTMVAKDSEGKSLAVPGLVIEEEQGVRRFTRSLERKNQSMSRSTKFDETQILIDETQFKFQDHLGELDKENVEIILK; the protein is encoded by the coding sequence ATGCAAAAATTTAAATCCGCCAAGGAATCCCAAGTTTCCATCACCCAATTAATGCTCCCTTCTCATTCCAATTTTGGAGGCAAGGTTCATGGGGGTCATATCCTAAATCTTATGGATCAAATTGCATTTGCCTGTGCCTCAAAACATTCCCGAACTTATTGTGTTACTGCTTCGGTTAACAAGGTGGACTTTTTAAATCCCATTGAGGTGGGCGAATTGGTTACCCTAAAGGCATCGGTAAATTATACGGGGCGTACCTCTATGGTGGTAGGTGTACGTGTAGAATCGGAAAATATTAGATCTGGGGAAAAGAAACACTGTAACTCTTCTTATTTCACCATGGTGGCAAAGGATTCAGAAGGCAAGAGCCTGGCCGTCCCAGGATTGGTCATAGAAGAAGAGCAAGGAGTTAGACGTTTTACCCGTAGTTTGGAAAGAAAAAACCAATCAATGTCCAGATCCACTAAATTTGATGAGACCCAGATCCTAATTGATGAGACCCAGTTTAAATTTCAGGACCATTTAGGGGAACTGGACAAAGAAAATGTTGAGATAATCCTTAAATGA
- the pgl gene encoding 6-phosphogluconolactonase, which produces MKINVDPSKAEVAKRFSEYLEEEINKSTIFHVALSGGSTPKGVFDYMSENAKGTDWSKVHLYWGDERCVAPSDSESNYKMTVDHLLSKITIPKENIHRVFGEAEPESEAVRYAKVLDDNLPKELSLPQFDLVILGMGDDGHTASIFPHEIGLWDSTANCEVAIHPDSGQRRITVTGKIINNAKTVAFLVTGESKAEKVKTIIEKEAGHEAYPASLVAPTSDNLIWFLDADAAAGII; this is translated from the coding sequence ATGAAAATTAATGTAGATCCGTCCAAAGCGGAAGTTGCCAAAAGATTTTCCGAGTATTTGGAAGAAGAGATTAATAAAAGCACTATTTTCCATGTGGCCCTTTCCGGAGGGAGTACTCCAAAAGGGGTTTTCGATTATATGTCTGAAAATGCTAAGGGTACAGATTGGTCCAAGGTGCATTTATATTGGGGAGACGAACGTTGTGTTGCCCCATCAGATTCTGAGAGCAACTACAAAATGACTGTGGATCATTTATTATCAAAAATAACCATTCCGAAAGAAAATATTCATCGTGTATTTGGGGAGGCAGAACCAGAATCCGAAGCTGTTAGATATGCTAAGGTATTGGATGATAATTTACCAAAAGAGCTAAGCCTTCCACAATTTGATCTAGTTATTCTTGGGATGGGGGATGACGGCCATACAGCTTCCATATTTCCCCATGAAATTGGACTTTGGGATTCCACAGCGAATTGCGAGGTGGCCATTCATCCAGATTCAGGCCAACGAAGGATTACTGTAACCGGAAAAATAATAAACAATGCCAAGACTGTAGCTTTCCTAGTAACTGGGGAAAGCAAAGCGGAAAAAGTAAAGACCATTATAGAAAAGGAAGCCGGGCATGAGGCTTATCCTGCTTCTTTGGTAGCTCCTACATCTGATAACCTGATCTGGTTTTTGGATGCCGATGCCGCTGCTGGAATCATTTAA
- the zwf gene encoding glucose-6-phosphate dehydrogenase, with translation MSKTANQMLVIFGASGDLTARKLVPSLYNLYKANQLPENFVVLGVSRSNLTDGEFRKKVVLESSYLTDKVKGDTEEVINTFSDKFFYEDLGDDYSLEYSKLATRISDLNNKYETGGNYIFYLSTPPSLYEVIAKNLSEQGLNNENKGWKRIIVEKPFGYNLETAKNLNKGLQSYFNETQIYRIDHYLGKETVQNLLVTRFSNSIFEPLWNRNYINHVEITNAEAGGVEKRGGYYDKSGALRDMFQNHLLQIVSLIVMEPPIDASALEIRNEKVKALKSLRIMRDEETLFKNTVRAQYLSSVIDGEKVKGYREEEGVDPNSKTETYAAIKFFVDNWRWKDVPFYVRTAKRMPTKVTEVVIHFKSPHHQVFKNSDLKNKDNQLIIRIQPDEGILIKFGVKVPGQGFKVERANLDFYYSNLAENNVMEAYERLLLDAMQGDATLYARADEVEAAWEFVDPILDYWENTPDVNIYGYSAGVWGPTNSDDLLEGNLRWRNPGENLADDPGFCLIR, from the coding sequence ATGAGTAAAACAGCAAATCAAATGCTTGTTATTTTTGGGGCTTCCGGTGATCTTACTGCAAGGAAATTGGTACCCTCATTATACAATTTGTACAAGGCAAATCAACTTCCAGAAAATTTTGTAGTGTTGGGAGTTAGTAGGAGCAATTTAACAGATGGAGAATTTAGAAAGAAAGTGGTTCTGGAAAGTTCGTATTTAACGGATAAGGTAAAGGGCGATACCGAGGAGGTAATAAACACCTTTTCTGACAAGTTCTTTTATGAGGATTTAGGGGATGATTACAGTCTGGAATACAGTAAATTAGCTACTAGGATATCAGATTTAAATAATAAATATGAGACTGGTGGGAACTATATCTTTTATTTATCTACCCCACCAAGCCTTTATGAAGTCATCGCCAAAAATCTTTCTGAACAAGGCCTGAATAATGAAAACAAGGGTTGGAAACGGATCATTGTAGAAAAGCCCTTTGGATATAATTTGGAAACTGCCAAAAATCTAAACAAGGGTCTTCAGAGTTATTTTAACGAAACACAAATTTATAGGATTGATCATTATTTGGGGAAGGAGACGGTACAAAATCTATTGGTGACTCGTTTTTCCAACAGTATTTTTGAGCCACTTTGGAACAGGAATTATATCAACCATGTCGAAATCACCAATGCCGAAGCGGGGGGCGTGGAAAAAAGAGGAGGCTATTACGATAAGTCGGGCGCTCTACGCGATATGTTCCAAAACCATTTATTACAGATTGTCTCCTTAATCGTTATGGAGCCACCCATAGATGCCAGTGCTTTGGAGATAAGGAACGAAAAGGTGAAAGCCCTTAAATCATTGCGGATAATGCGCGATGAGGAAACCCTATTTAAAAATACGGTAAGAGCTCAGTACCTTTCATCGGTAATAGACGGTGAAAAAGTAAAGGGGTACAGGGAAGAAGAAGGTGTAGATCCCAATTCCAAAACAGAGACCTATGCGGCCATTAAATTTTTTGTGGATAACTGGCGGTGGAAAGATGTACCGTTTTATGTGCGTACAGCCAAAAGGATGCCTACTAAGGTCACTGAAGTAGTTATTCATTTTAAATCGCCCCACCATCAGGTATTTAAGAATTCCGATTTAAAGAATAAGGATAATCAGTTGATAATTAGGATTCAACCAGATGAGGGTATTCTTATTAAATTTGGGGTAAAAGTTCCAGGACAAGGCTTTAAGGTAGAACGTGCCAATTTAGATTTTTACTATTCCAATTTAGCGGAGAACAATGTAATGGAAGCTTATGAGCGACTCCTTTTGGATGCCATGCAAGGAGATGCAACTCTTTACGCACGTGCGGATGAGGTGGAAGCGGCATGGGAATTTGTAGATCCTATTTTGGATTATTGGGAGAACACTCCCGATGTAAACATTTATGGCTATTCTGCCGGTGTATGGGGGCCTACAAATTCGGACGATCTTTTAGAGGGAAATCTTAGGTGGCGTAACCCAGGTGAGAACTTAGCGGACGACCCTGGCTTCTGTCTGATTCGATAA
- the gndA gene encoding NADP-dependent phosphogluconate dehydrogenase codes for MENTYDFGLIGLGVMGRNFILNVADNNFSAMGYDLDVEKVSALIEEGQDAKKVNATSDIQNFVNSLSQPRKIMLLVPAGKIVDSVIESLLPHLDKNDLIIDGGNSFFTDTDRREAYLQEKGIHFFGSGVSGGAKGARRGPSIMPGGNKEAYKEVQPIFEAVSAKFKGEPCVAYLGPKSAGNYVKMVHNGIEYGLMQLTSEIYDLLKKAGNYSNDELHTLFDSWNKGRLQSFLIEISAEIFKKDDDQGTGRLIDKILDKAKQKGTGKWTSQNAMDLGIPIPSIDIAVSMREISALKEERVLADKLYNRPQPAIMDKDELAKWAEEALYFAFITTYAQGLHQLSDASTEYGYELDLSVIAKIWRAGCIIRAGLLEDISKAYTEDKELANLLLSPSFVPKVQSSVKGARSLVAYGAKNGIPLPGLSNSLTYFDAYTSERLPLNLIQAQRDHFGSHTYERTDMEGIFHTEWE; via the coding sequence ATGGAAAATACATATGATTTTGGATTGATTGGACTTGGCGTTATGGGGCGGAATTTTATTTTAAATGTCGCCGATAATAACTTTTCTGCAATGGGTTACGATCTGGATGTTGAAAAGGTAAGCGCTCTTATAGAGGAAGGGCAGGATGCTAAAAAGGTAAATGCAACCTCTGATATACAGAACTTTGTAAATTCTTTGTCCCAACCCAGAAAAATTATGCTTCTGGTACCGGCAGGAAAGATAGTGGATTCGGTAATAGAGAGCTTATTACCACATTTAGATAAAAACGACCTTATTATAGACGGTGGAAACTCATTTTTCACCGATACCGATCGCAGGGAAGCCTATTTACAGGAAAAAGGCATCCACTTTTTTGGATCAGGGGTATCCGGTGGGGCAAAAGGTGCAAGGCGAGGTCCAAGTATAATGCCTGGAGGCAACAAAGAGGCCTACAAAGAAGTACAACCCATTTTCGAAGCCGTATCGGCTAAATTTAAGGGTGAGCCTTGTGTGGCCTACTTGGGTCCTAAATCGGCAGGAAACTACGTTAAAATGGTGCACAACGGCATAGAATACGGCCTAATGCAGCTTACTTCAGAGATTTATGATCTATTGAAAAAAGCCGGAAATTACAGCAATGACGAGCTCCATACCCTATTTGATAGTTGGAATAAAGGCCGACTACAATCTTTCCTAATAGAAATTTCCGCAGAAATCTTCAAAAAAGACGACGATCAGGGAACTGGTAGGTTAATCGATAAAATCTTGGATAAGGCCAAGCAAAAAGGAACGGGAAAATGGACTTCACAAAATGCGATGGACCTTGGAATTCCGATTCCCAGCATCGATATAGCGGTGAGTATGCGTGAGATTTCAGCGCTGAAGGAAGAACGTGTTCTGGCAGATAAATTATACAATAGGCCACAACCGGCAATAATGGACAAGGATGAATTAGCAAAATGGGCCGAGGAGGCACTTTACTTTGCGTTTATCACTACCTACGCCCAAGGGCTTCATCAATTGTCAGATGCCTCTACCGAATATGGCTACGAATTGGATCTTTCCGTAATTGCCAAAATTTGGAGGGCAGGATGTATTATCCGCGCCGGTTTATTAGAAGATATATCAAAAGCGTATACCGAGGATAAAGAATTGGCTAACCTTTTACTATCGCCAAGTTTTGTTCCCAAAGTGCAGTCCTCCGTTAAAGGAGCTAGAAGTTTGGTAGCCTACGGTGCTAAGAACGGTATTCCATTACCGGGCCTTTCCAATTCCCTTACCTATTTTGACGCCTATACCTCAGAGAGATTGCCACTAAACCTAATTCAGGCACAACGCGATCATTTTGGATCTCATACTTACGAACGTACAGATATGGAAGGAATCTTTCATACCGAATGGGAATAG
- a CDS encoding LETM1-related biofilm-associated protein gives MNPSASGWIDKFGHLAKNNNTYCSSFETMYIQLKKTGFVYGINLNIPDFIVIEHPLSEDEKAKINLLAGLYYTHKFITGDTNFEAFVKCLLNFYQGLDISKISFINKILMGRKTSAKLEALINSRIYLEDNLISKTFNSIITNSLLFIDVLTFKRHLEGEQDLRKIAQRLEHITINITYHTLNSKEKSRNDEKLAQLFASSLTFIDSQEKHFDGSYRNDLLNQFDTCENQYFLDVACLTVWEDYSLNYTESEFIFGIGKDLGFAKMDISKSIFDVTEFFKLNATKIPHLRDQNMAVQFYESMAKIVNKLILRNSKRLQKELSESKELVTLLSKSTVKDLSPEEKKKVQDQLLDIFKSIPSLAIFILPGGAVLLPIFIKLIPKLLPSSFDENRVD, from the coding sequence ATGAATCCATCGGCCTCAGGTTGGATAGATAAATTTGGGCATTTGGCTAAGAATAACAATACCTATTGTTCTTCCTTTGAAACCATGTACATCCAATTAAAAAAAACAGGTTTTGTTTATGGAATCAACTTAAATATCCCTGATTTTATAGTTATTGAACATCCGCTGTCTGAAGATGAAAAGGCCAAGATCAACCTATTAGCAGGTCTTTATTACACGCATAAATTTATAACTGGTGACACCAATTTTGAAGCATTTGTAAAATGTCTTCTAAATTTCTACCAGGGATTGGACATCAGCAAGATCTCTTTTATCAACAAGATTTTAATGGGGAGGAAGACTTCTGCAAAATTGGAAGCACTGATAAACTCTAGAATCTATTTGGAGGACAATCTAATAAGCAAGACCTTTAATAGTATAATTACCAATTCCCTGCTATTTATAGATGTACTTACTTTTAAACGTCATTTGGAAGGAGAACAAGACTTAAGGAAAATTGCCCAAAGACTTGAGCATATCACCATCAACATAACTTACCACACTTTAAATTCTAAGGAGAAAAGCAGGAATGATGAGAAGTTGGCGCAACTTTTTGCCTCGTCCCTGACCTTTATTGATAGTCAGGAAAAACATTTTGATGGCTCTTACAGAAATGACTTATTGAACCAATTTGACACATGCGAAAACCAGTACTTTTTAGATGTGGCCTGTCTAACTGTATGGGAAGATTACTCCTTAAATTACACCGAATCCGAATTTATTTTTGGCATTGGAAAGGACCTAGGTTTCGCAAAAATGGACATCTCAAAATCGATATTTGACGTCACTGAATTCTTTAAATTGAACGCCACAAAAATACCCCATTTAAGGGACCAAAATATGGCCGTTCAATTTTATGAAAGCATGGCTAAAATTGTCAATAAATTAATCCTAAGAAACAGCAAAAGACTACAAAAAGAATTGTCTGAAAGTAAAGAGTTGGTAACGCTCTTATCTAAGTCCACTGTAAAGGATTTAAGTCCGGAGGAGAAGAAAAAGGTACAGGATCAATTATTGGATATATTTAAAAGCATTCCCTCTTTAGCCATTTTTATTCTTCCTGGGGGTGCAGTATTATTGCCAATTTTCATAAAATTGATTCCTAAATTACTACCTTCCTCCTTTGATGAAAACAGGGTGGACTAA
- a CDS encoding LytTR family DNA-binding domain-containing protein, giving the protein MKVIIIEDEKPAARRLGRLLANLEVSVATMLHSVEESILWFRENEHPDLIFLDIQLSDGLSFEIFDTVEIKSSVIFTTAFDEYALQAFKLNSIDYLLKPIDEEELERAVKKYRSFSPEKQKISLEFEDIKKLLLNPLEREYKKRFTVSVGQHLKIIYADEIECFYSENKGTYAATTDGRNYLLDVTLENLEPELQPETFFRVSRKFYINVNHIKDIISYTNSRLQIKLNRYNEQEVIVSRERVRDFKLWLE; this is encoded by the coding sequence ATGAAGGTAATAATAATAGAGGATGAAAAACCAGCCGCAAGAAGATTGGGGCGTTTACTAGCCAACTTGGAGGTTTCTGTTGCTACCATGCTGCATTCTGTTGAGGAATCTATTTTATGGTTTCGGGAGAACGAACATCCCGACCTTATTTTTTTGGATATTCAACTTTCAGACGGACTCTCCTTTGAGATTTTTGATACGGTGGAAATAAAAAGTTCCGTAATCTTTACCACCGCTTTTGACGAATATGCACTACAGGCATTTAAGTTGAACAGTATTGATTATTTGTTGAAACCAATTGATGAAGAGGAGCTGGAAAGAGCGGTTAAAAAGTACCGATCTTTTAGCCCAGAAAAACAGAAGATTTCTCTTGAATTTGAGGACATAAAAAAGCTGCTTCTGAACCCCTTGGAAAGGGAGTACAAAAAGCGGTTTACGGTGAGTGTTGGGCAACACCTAAAAATCATATATGCAGATGAGATAGAATGTTTTTATAGCGAGAACAAAGGTACCTATGCGGCGACCACTGATGGTAGAAACTACTTGTTGGATGTGACTTTGGAAAACTTGGAACCGGAACTTCAGCCCGAAACTTTTTTTAGGGTAAGTAGAAAATTCTATATCAATGTAAATCATATTAAAGACATTATCTCCTACACCAATTCTAGGCTACAGATTAAGTTGAACAGGTATAATGAGCAAGAGGTAATCGTAAGTAGGGAACGGGTTAGAGACTTTAAGCTTTGGTTAGAATAA
- a CDS encoding 2TM domain-containing protein codes for MKEVQKNGSKLERAKKHVAAIKGFYSHLFVYLSINLGLILLYVAYRFLNLENYQVLEVGFRNWMDWNIVFTPLFWGIGLFIHGLYVFGRKPVFLRKWEERQIKKYMEE; via the coding sequence ATGAAAGAGGTTCAGAAGAATGGTTCAAAATTGGAAAGGGCCAAGAAGCACGTAGCAGCAATTAAAGGGTTTTATAGTCACCTTTTTGTATACCTGTCCATTAACCTTGGATTGATATTGTTATATGTGGCCTATAGGTTTTTAAATCTCGAAAATTATCAAGTTTTGGAAGTTGGGTTTAGGAATTGGATGGATTGGAACATAGTATTTACCCCTTTATTTTGGGGAATAGGTCTTTTCATTCATGGGCTATACGTCTTTGGGAGGAAACCTGTATTTTTAAGGAAGTGGGAAGAAAGACAAATTAAAAAATATATGGAAGAGTAG
- a CDS encoding 2TM domain-containing protein: MENRTDIKKKRAKKRIEELKGFYVHLVIFIVINLFISIHKIVGNLQDGETLWEAFWDFGTFAVWIFWGVGVVFHASKTFNYNPFFTKEWEDRQIKKFMEEDRKESEKYK; this comes from the coding sequence ATGGAAAATCGTACCGATATTAAAAAGAAAAGGGCAAAAAAGAGGATAGAGGAATTAAAGGGATTTTATGTCCATCTGGTCATATTTATCGTGATTAATCTATTTATTTCTATTCATAAGATAGTAGGAAACCTTCAAGACGGGGAAACGTTATGGGAAGCGTTTTGGGATTTTGGGACTTTTGCAGTTTGGATATTTTGGGGTGTCGGGGTTGTTTTTCATGCATCCAAAACCTTTAACTACAATCCTTTTTTTACCAAGGAATGGGAAGACCGACAAATAAAGAAATTTATGGAGGAGGATAGAAAGGAATCTGAAAAATATAAGTAA